TGCGCCTGCTGCTGGAGATGCCGCTGGTACTGCTGGGCCTGACGCTGCTGCTGATCGCCGTGAAGCTGGTGCTGCTGATCGGCGTCGGCCGCCTGGCGGGCGGGCTCAACAGCGCCAGCGCCCTGCGCCTGGGCATGGTGCTGGCGGCCGGTGGCGAGTTCGCTTTCGTGGTGTTCAAGCTGGGCAAGGACCAGGGGCTGTTCGATACCCAGACCTACGACCTGCTGCTGATGACCATCACCCTGTCGATGGCCATCACCCCGTTGCTGATGCTCGGTTGCGCCCGCGCCCTCAAGCGCCCGCAACCGCCCCGCGAAGTACCCGAGCAGTACAAGAGCATCGACGCCGGCACCCCGCGCGTTGTAATCGTCGGCATGGGTCGTATGGGGCAGATCGTCGCGCGTATCTTGCGGGCGCAGAAGGTGCCGTTCATTGCCCTGGAAACCTCGGTGGACACCATCGAGATGACCCGCATGTTCGAGCAGGTGCCGGTGTTCTACGGCGACCCGTCGCGCTCCGAAGTGCTGCATGCGGCGAAGGTCGGCGAGGCCGAGTACGTGATCATCACCATCGACGACCCGGAGGCCGCCACCCGCACCGCCGAGCGGGTCAAGCGACTGTACCCGCACCTGAAGGTGATCGCCCGGGCGCGCAACCGCCAGCATGTGCACAAGTTGATGGACGTGGGCGCCGAGCCGATCCGCGAGACGTTCCATTCCAGCCTGGAGATGAGCCGGCGCACGTTGATCGGGCTGGGGTTGTCGGAAGAACAGGCGGCGTTCCGGATCGAGCGGTTCGCCGAGCATGACGAGCAGGTGCTGGAAGCCCAGGGCCTGGTGCGTGACGACCGGGCCAAGGTGATGCAGACGGCCAAAGAGGCGCGGGTGGAGCTGGAGCGGTTGTTCGAGTCGGATGCGGATTGAGGCTTCATGGTGCATGCCTTGAGGGTTAGGGAGCCTATGAGATCGAGCGCCGCCCGCGCGGCGCATCGCGGCTAAAGCCGCTCCTACACTTGTTGCAACGTACCGCACCTGTAAGGCCATGGTTGCCAGCCTTGGCGCATGGCGTGAGTCTGGCGGGGCGGCGGCAGCGCCAGCCGAAAAACCGCGCCGTGCCCACAAGGCGAACAACCATGGCCTATCGGTCATGGCCACGTTGCAACAAATGTAGGAGCGGATTCATCCGCGATGCGCCGCGCGGGCGGCGCTCGATCTCGTAGGCGCCATAACCCTCTAGGCATGCGCCCGGCAGCCACTACTCAAATTTCAACCGCACCAGACAGACCTCACAGCCACTGAGGACTTTTCCCACTGG
This genomic stretch from Pseudomonas entomophila harbors:
- a CDS encoding monovalent cation:proton antiporter-2 (CPA2) family protein, which produces MPHEGSLLQTAVIFLLAAVVAVPLAKRLQLGAVIGYLLAGVAIGPQALGLIRDTESVAHISELGVVLLLFIIGLELSPRRLWLMRKAVFGVGTAQVLLTGAVIGAIALFGFSQTLPAALVLGLGLALSSTALGLQSLAETKQLNAPHGRLAFAILLFQDIAAIPLIALVPLLAASGPDTSQGDSLEHGLKVFASIAVVVVGGRYLLRPLFRTVARTGLPEVSTATALLVVIGTAWLMEEAGVSMALGAFLAGLLLADSEYRHELEAQIEPFKGLLLGLFFISVGMGANLRLLLEMPLVLLGLTLLLIAVKLVLLIGVGRLAGGLNSASALRLGMVLAAGGEFAFVVFKLGKDQGLFDTQTYDLLLMTITLSMAITPLLMLGCARALKRPQPPREVPEQYKSIDAGTPRVVIVGMGRMGQIVARILRAQKVPFIALETSVDTIEMTRMFEQVPVFYGDPSRSEVLHAAKVGEAEYVIITIDDPEAATRTAERVKRLYPHLKVIARARNRQHVHKLMDVGAEPIRETFHSSLEMSRRTLIGLGLSEEQAAFRIERFAEHDEQVLEAQGLVRDDRAKVMQTAKEARVELERLFESDAD